A stretch of the Candidatus Eremiobacterota bacterium genome encodes the following:
- the rpmA gene encoding 50S ribosomal protein L27 → MFRFDLQLFASKKGAGSTRNGRDSNAQRLGVKRYGGEHVIPGNIIVRQRGTKFHPGQGVMLGRDHTIFAVAEGLVTFTSSRNRKHVNVVPAAV, encoded by the coding sequence ATGTTCCGGTTCGACCTCCAGCTGTTCGCGTCCAAGAAGGGTGCGGGCTCCACGCGCAACGGGCGCGACTCGAACGCCCAGCGGCTCGGCGTGAAGCGCTACGGCGGCGAGCACGTGATCCCGGGCAACATCATCGTCCGCCAGCGCGGGACGAAGTTCCACCCCGGCCAGGGCGTCATGCTCGGCCGCGACCACACGATCTTCGCCGTGGCCGAAGGCCTCGTCACGTTCACCAGCTCCCGCAACCGGAAGCACGTGAACGTCGTCCCCGCCGCTGTCTAA
- the fabF gene encoding beta-ketoacyl-ACP synthase II: MEKRRVVVTGLGAITPLGNDYQSFWEGLVTGRSGVGPTTAFDPAKLPTRISAEVKDFDPDALFGRRDARRMDRYAQMALAAAREALEDAKFPDDPDVRARTGAVVATGIGGIITIEGTTDQVQPKQAWDRISPFFVPMLMGNAASAQISMTYGLRGPVFAVSSACASANDAFCIAYDKIVLGEAIAVVTGGSEAAVTPVAMGGFSSMKAMSTRNDDPTRASRPFDKERDGFILGEGAGIMIFEDREHALGRGAPIYAEVLGYGQSADAFHIAQPDPESKGVVLAMERALARSEVRPEQVGYINAHGTSTPLGDAAESQAIARVFGEHATSGKVAVSSTKSMHGHLLGAAGAVEGIATVLALHHGILPPTINYEVPDPECTLDYVPNVARKTQVEVAMSNGFGFGGHNTTVVFGRHV, translated from the coding sequence TTGGAGAAACGCCGCGTCGTCGTTACGGGGCTGGGCGCCATCACGCCGCTCGGCAACGATTATCAAAGCTTCTGGGAGGGGCTGGTCACCGGGCGCAGCGGGGTCGGGCCGACGACGGCGTTCGACCCTGCCAAGCTCCCCACGCGGATCTCGGCCGAGGTGAAAGACTTCGACCCCGACGCGCTGTTCGGGCGCCGCGACGCGCGTCGGATGGACCGCTACGCGCAGATGGCGCTGGCGGCGGCGCGCGAGGCGCTCGAGGACGCGAAGTTCCCGGACGACCCCGACGTGCGCGCGCGGACCGGGGCCGTGGTTGCGACCGGCATCGGCGGGATCATCACCATCGAAGGGACGACCGATCAGGTTCAGCCGAAGCAGGCGTGGGACCGCATCTCGCCGTTCTTCGTCCCGATGCTGATGGGGAACGCGGCCTCGGCGCAGATCTCGATGACCTACGGGCTGCGCGGCCCCGTCTTCGCGGTCTCTTCGGCGTGCGCGAGCGCGAACGACGCGTTCTGCATCGCGTACGACAAGATCGTGCTCGGCGAGGCGATCGCGGTCGTCACCGGTGGAAGCGAGGCCGCGGTCACGCCGGTCGCGATGGGCGGCTTCTCGTCGATGAAGGCGATGTCGACGCGCAACGACGATCCGACGCGCGCTTCCCGCCCGTTCGACAAGGAGCGCGACGGCTTCATCCTCGGCGAGGGCGCGGGGATCATGATCTTCGAGGACCGCGAGCACGCGCTGGGCCGCGGCGCACCGATCTACGCCGAGGTGCTCGGCTACGGGCAGTCGGCCGACGCGTTTCATATCGCGCAACCCGATCCGGAGTCGAAAGGCGTCGTGCTCGCGATGGAGCGCGCGCTCGCGCGCAGCGAAGTGCGTCCGGAGCAGGTCGGTTACATCAACGCGCACGGCACGTCGACGCCGCTCGGCGATGCGGCCGAGTCGCAGGCGATCGCCCGCGTTTTCGGCGAGCACGCGACGAGCGGCAAGGTTGCGGTCTCCTCGACGAAGTCGATGCACGGCCATCTGCTCGGCGCGGCCGGTGCGGTGGAAGGAATCGCGACCGTGCTCGCGCTGCACCACGGCATCCTGCCGCCGACGATCAACTACGAGGTTCCCGATCCCGAGTGCACGCTCGACTACGTCCCGAACGTCGCGCGCAAGACGCAGGTCGAGGTCGCGATGTCGAACGGCTTCGGTTTCGGCGGCCACAACACGACGGTTGTCTTCGGCCGCCATGTTTAA
- a CDS encoding cytochrome P450 — protein MTARRFPDGPKLISAIRGMATGGDLSQVPAFLERVAREYGPVASWRVPGARFWFVDDAALIDQVLTASGYDLIKGRGLRRMRRLLGEGLLTSDEPLHLKQRRLVQPAFHRERVAGYAATMIDAARTAAEQLQDGETLAVDALMNRLALRIAAATLFSADVEDDADVIGSSVTEAMAVFPSSLSAFGELLDHVPWHPATRRFKAARATLDAVIYRLIEERRREGADRGDLLSMLLASRDEDGRPMPTELVRDEALTLLLAGHETTANALAWTWDALTRNPAAEERLHAELDEVLGERDPVPGDYARLPFTRDVVAESMRLRPPAWILGRRAIRPIRLGAWEVPAGSVILTAQIVTHRNPRYWTEPEAFRPERWSNGETAGLPRGAYFPFGGGNRICIGEGFAWTEAVLVLATLARRVRFRGLNPARVPLGPSVTLRPGRPILMRAEFRRAHVSV, from the coding sequence ATGACCGCTCGCCGCTTCCCCGACGGACCCAAGCTGATCTCGGCGATCCGGGGGATGGCGACCGGCGGCGACCTCTCGCAGGTGCCGGCGTTCTTGGAGCGGGTCGCGCGCGAGTACGGGCCGGTCGCCTCGTGGCGCGTGCCGGGGGCGCGCTTCTGGTTCGTCGACGATGCGGCGCTGATCGACCAGGTGCTGACCGCCAGCGGCTACGACCTCATCAAAGGCCGCGGGCTGCGCCGGATGCGGCGGCTGCTCGGCGAGGGTCTGCTGACCAGCGACGAGCCGCTTCATCTGAAGCAGCGCCGGCTGGTGCAGCCGGCGTTCCACCGCGAGCGGGTCGCCGGCTACGCCGCGACGATGATCGACGCGGCCCGCACGGCCGCCGAGCAGCTCCAGGACGGCGAGACGCTGGCGGTCGACGCGCTGATGAACCGGCTCGCGCTGCGGATCGCCGCGGCGACCCTCTTCTCGGCCGACGTCGAGGACGACGCCGACGTGATCGGGTCTTCGGTCACCGAGGCGATGGCGGTCTTCCCGTCGAGCCTCAGCGCGTTCGGCGAGCTGCTCGACCACGTCCCGTGGCACCCGGCGACCCGCCGCTTCAAAGCCGCGCGCGCCACGCTGGACGCGGTCATCTACCGCCTCATCGAGGAGCGCCGCCGCGAGGGCGCCGACCGCGGCGACCTGCTCTCGATGCTGCTGGCCTCCCGCGACGAGGACGGAAGGCCGATGCCGACCGAGCTGGTCCGCGACGAGGCGCTCACGCTGCTCCTCGCCGGCCACGAGACGACCGCCAACGCGCTCGCCTGGACGTGGGATGCGCTCACCCGCAACCCGGCCGCCGAAGAGCGGCTCCACGCCGAGCTCGACGAAGTCCTCGGCGAGCGCGACCCGGTCCCCGGAGACTACGCGCGGCTGCCGTTCACCCGCGACGTCGTCGCCGAGTCGATGCGGCTCCGGCCGCCGGCGTGGATCCTCGGCCGCCGCGCGATCCGGCCGATCCGGCTCGGCGCCTGGGAGGTGCCGGCCGGCTCGGTGATCCTGACCGCGCAGATCGTCACCCACCGCAACCCGCGCTACTGGACCGAGCCCGAGGCCTTCCGCCCCGAGCGCTGGTCGAACGGCGAGACGGCCGGCCTCCCGCGCGGCGCCTACTTTCCGTTCGGCGGCGGAAACCGGATCTGCATCGGCGAGGGGTTCGCCTGGACGGAGGCGGTCCTGGTCCTGGCGACGCTCGCCCGCCGGGTCCGCTTCCGCGGCCTGAACCCCGCCCGCGTCCCGCTCGGGCCGTCGGTCACGCTGCGCCCCGGCCGGCCGATCCTCATGCGGGCCGAGTTCCGGCGGGCCCACGTTTCCGTTTGA
- a CDS encoding AAA family ATPase yields MRLKSLKVFGFKTFAEATTLDFVDGTTAVVGPNGSGKSNLVDAIRWVLGEQSSRSLRSQKMEDVIFAGNNTRKPLGMAEVSLTFDNHERQLKLDFEEVQITRRAYRAGESEFFINRQSVRLRDIIELFMGTGLGPGSYSMVSQGQIDAILSSKPTERRSLFEETSGISKFLARKAESLRRLEQTEANGIRINDLLTEIRARIPELETQARRAKRFRRASARLRDLEILSYLRA; encoded by the coding sequence ATGCGTCTCAAATCCCTCAAGGTCTTCGGCTTCAAGACGTTCGCCGAGGCGACGACGCTCGATTTCGTCGACGGCACGACGGCGGTGGTCGGACCGAACGGTTCCGGCAAGTCGAACCTGGTCGACGCGATCCGCTGGGTGCTCGGCGAGCAGTCCTCGCGCAGCTTGCGCTCCCAGAAGATGGAAGACGTCATCTTCGCCGGCAACAATACGCGCAAGCCGCTCGGCATGGCCGAAGTGTCGTTGACCTTCGACAACCACGAGCGTCAGCTCAAACTCGATTTCGAGGAAGTGCAGATCACGCGGCGCGCGTATCGCGCGGGCGAAAGCGAATTCTTCATCAATCGCCAGAGCGTGCGTCTGCGCGACATCATCGAGTTGTTCATGGGCACGGGACTCGGCCCCGGATCGTATTCGATGGTTTCGCAGGGACAAATCGACGCGATTCTCTCGTCGAAACCGACCGAGCGCCGCAGCCTCTTCGAGGAAACCTCCGGAATCAGCAAGTTCTTGGCGCGCAAAGCCGAGTCGCTGCGCCGGCTCGAGCAGACCGAGGCCAACGGTATCCGCATCAACGATCTGCTCACCGAGATCCGCGCGCGCATTCCGGAGCTCGAAACCCAAGCGCGGCGCGCCAAGCGGTTCCGGCGCGCCTCGGCGCGCCTGCGCGATCTCGAGATCCTGTCGTACTTGCGCGCA
- a CDS encoding TetR family transcriptional regulator, producing the protein MRLFWERGYERTAVADVVAAAGVRSGSLYHFFATKEDVLIAVLEAYLDGLAPQVMDPAFAASEDPVERVFAVMDGYRRAILSTDFRYRCPIGSLALEMQNASERARELVNRNFQQWRDAVAGCVRDAMPELREDADPDSLASFVLTVMEGGVMQATAERDIARFDDSVRHLRYYFDSLKRR; encoded by the coding sequence ATGCGGCTGTTCTGGGAGCGCGGCTACGAGCGGACGGCGGTCGCCGACGTCGTGGCCGCGGCCGGGGTGCGGAGCGGTTCGCTCTACCACTTCTTCGCGACCAAGGAAGACGTGCTGATCGCCGTGCTGGAGGCCTATCTCGACGGGCTCGCACCCCAGGTGATGGACCCGGCGTTCGCGGCGAGCGAGGATCCGGTCGAGCGCGTCTTCGCGGTGATGGATGGCTACCGGCGCGCGATTCTCTCAACGGACTTTCGGTACCGCTGTCCGATCGGTTCGCTCGCGCTCGAGATGCAGAACGCGTCCGAGCGCGCGCGCGAATTGGTGAACCGTAATTTTCAGCAATGGCGCGACGCGGTCGCCGGCTGCGTGCGCGATGCGATGCCCGAGCTGCGCGAGGACGCCGATCCGGACTCGCTGGCGTCGTTCGTCCTCACGGTGATGGAAGGCGGCGTGATGCAGGCGACCGCCGAGCGCGACATCGCGCGCTTCGACGACTCGGTTCGCCACCTGCGCTACTACTTCGACTCGCTCAAACGGAGATGA
- the rnc gene encoding ribonuclease III, whose protein sequence is MPGERRRARLRALLKSAGAPEVDVTAVERAFVHESAAREGAGLSNERLEFFGDAILGYVTAGWLMAKYAGASEGELTRRKAALVSGEACARTARRLGFGELLVLGQGMAQSGGADNATILADAFEAFLAVLLGATDAERTARFVEREHLIPSDGAATGEPDAKTALQELAQGVLRATPMYFERAEGPPNDRRYTSQVRVGDEILGEGIGPSKKAAQQGAALMALTTLRKRHPESKAPGRSASNDDRRVIALDKRRRPRSSRKPGAPS, encoded by the coding sequence ATGCCTGGTGAACGACGGCGCGCGCGATTGCGCGCGCTGCTGAAGAGCGCGGGTGCGCCGGAGGTCGACGTCACGGCGGTCGAGCGCGCCTTCGTGCACGAGAGCGCGGCGCGCGAAGGCGCAGGGCTCTCGAACGAGCGGCTCGAGTTCTTCGGCGACGCGATCCTCGGCTACGTGACGGCGGGCTGGCTGATGGCGAAGTACGCCGGCGCGAGCGAAGGCGAGCTGACGCGGCGCAAAGCGGCGCTCGTGAGCGGCGAGGCGTGCGCGCGCACCGCGCGGCGGCTCGGCTTCGGCGAGCTGCTCGTGCTCGGGCAAGGGATGGCGCAGAGCGGCGGCGCCGACAATGCGACGATCCTGGCCGATGCCTTCGAGGCGTTCTTGGCGGTGCTGCTCGGCGCGACCGACGCCGAGCGGACGGCGCGCTTCGTGGAGCGCGAGCACCTCATTCCGTCCGACGGGGCCGCGACCGGCGAGCCCGACGCCAAGACGGCGCTGCAGGAGCTGGCTCAGGGCGTGCTCCGCGCCACCCCGATGTACTTCGAGCGCGCCGAAGGGCCGCCGAACGACCGGCGCTACACCTCGCAGGTCCGCGTCGGCGACGAGATCCTCGGCGAGGGGATCGGCCCCTCGAAGAAGGCTGCGCAGCAGGGCGCCGCGCTGATGGCGCTGACCACCCTGCGCAAGCGGCACCCCGAGAGCAAAGCGCCGGGGCGCTCGGCGTCGAATGACGACCGCCGGGTCATCGCGCTCGACAAGCGGCGCCGCCCTCGTTCCTCTCGTAAGCCCGGAGCGCCCAGCTAG